A stretch of the Geovibrio thiophilus genome encodes the following:
- the ilvB gene encoding biosynthetic-type acetolactate synthase large subunit, which translates to MPITGAEILVKALHEEGADLIFGYPGGVLLGIYDTLFDADLLHVLPRHEQGGIHAAEGFARATGKVGVCFGTSGPGATNLVTGIANAYMDSIPLVVFTGQVSTNLIGGDAFQEADIVGITRPIVKHSYLVNDVREMASTIKEAFYIARTGRPGPVVVDLPKDVVNTKADFNWDKEITLSGYSPNTKGHPGQIRKMLRLLEGAKKPVILSGGGVTLANASEELKKLVEITGVPVITTFLGLGSFPGTDPKCVGWLGMHGNKASNMAITEADYIIAVGTRFSDRSTGKLSGFAPHAKIAHIDVDPASISKNVPVEIPIVGDCKIVLEQALEEVKNFSWDKHQAERGEWQAKIDEWNREQPFSYTFSDKVIKPQYVVEQIYKVTEGDAIICTEVGQHQMWAGQFYKFDRPRQFISSGGLGTMGFGFPAAIGAKMGMPHKEVFDIAGDGSFLMNIQEMTTAVQYRVGVKVAILNNFFLGMVRQWQQMFFNKRYSSTCLECQPDFVKLAEAFGCVGLRAEKPSEVEAVLRESLKIKNLPVIMDFRVDREENVFPMVPAGAANNEMIFK; encoded by the coding sequence ATGCCCATCACCGGAGCGGAAATATTAGTTAAAGCCCTGCATGAGGAAGGAGCCGATCTCATCTTCGGCTATCCCGGCGGAGTGCTTTTAGGGATATACGACACACTTTTTGACGCGGATTTGCTCCACGTTCTTCCCCGCCACGAGCAGGGGGGGATCCACGCAGCGGAAGGCTTCGCCAGAGCCACGGGAAAAGTCGGCGTATGCTTCGGGACATCTGGTCCCGGCGCCACGAACCTTGTTACCGGCATAGCCAACGCCTATATGGACTCCATCCCTCTGGTTGTTTTCACGGGGCAGGTGTCCACAAACCTCATCGGCGGAGACGCCTTTCAGGAAGCGGACATAGTGGGCATTACCAGACCGATCGTCAAGCACAGCTATCTGGTTAACGATGTCAGGGAAATGGCATCCACCATAAAAGAGGCGTTCTATATAGCCAGAACAGGCAGACCGGGTCCCGTTGTGGTTGACCTGCCTAAGGATGTTGTGAATACCAAGGCGGACTTCAACTGGGATAAGGAAATAACCCTTTCAGGTTACAGCCCCAACACCAAAGGGCACCCCGGGCAGATACGCAAAATGCTCAGGCTGCTTGAGGGCGCTAAAAAGCCTGTAATCCTTTCCGGCGGCGGCGTTACACTGGCGAATGCGTCCGAAGAACTTAAAAAGCTGGTGGAGATAACGGGCGTGCCTGTGATCACCACTTTTCTCGGACTCGGCTCATTCCCGGGAACAGATCCTAAATGCGTTGGCTGGCTGGGGATGCACGGAAACAAGGCATCAAACATGGCGATTACCGAGGCGGACTACATAATCGCTGTGGGCACGAGATTCTCCGACCGCTCAACAGGCAAGCTCAGCGGCTTCGCTCCCCATGCGAAGATAGCCCATATTGATGTTGATCCCGCTTCCATAAGCAAAAACGTTCCGGTTGAGATCCCCATAGTAGGGGACTGCAAAATCGTTCTTGAACAGGCTCTGGAAGAAGTGAAAAACTTCAGCTGGGACAAGCATCAGGCTGAAAGGGGCGAATGGCAGGCAAAAATCGACGAATGGAACAGGGAGCAGCCGTTTTCCTATACGTTCTCTGATAAAGTCATAAAGCCTCAATATGTTGTGGAGCAGATCTATAAGGTCACAGAAGGGGATGCGATCATCTGCACAGAGGTTGGACAGCACCAGATGTGGGCGGGTCAGTTCTATAAGTTCGACCGTCCCCGTCAGTTCATCTCCTCCGGAGGTCTCGGCACAATGGGCTTCGGTTTCCCCGCGGCAATAGGCGCCAAGATGGGCATGCCCCACAAAGAGGTTTTCGACATAGCCGGTGACGGCAGCTTCCTCATGAACATACAGGAGATGACCACCGCCGTTCAGTACAGAGTGGGTGTGAAAGTCGCTATCCTCAATAACTTCTTTCTCGGAATGGTGCGGCAGTGGCAGCAGATGTTCTTCAACAAGCGCTACAGCAGCACATGCCTTGAGTGCCAGCCGGATTTCGTGAAGCTGGCGGAAGCTTTCGGCTGCGTGGGTCTGCGTGCGGAAAAACCGTCGGAAGTTGAGGCGGTTCTCCGTGAATCCCTCAAGATCAAGAATCTCCCGGTTATAATGGATTTCCGTGTGGACAGGGAGGAAAATGTTTTCCCCATGGTTCCCGCAGGCGCCGCAAACAACGAAATGATCTTTAAGTAG
- the ilvN gene encoding acetolactate synthase small subunit — protein MRHIISVLVENKFGVLSRISGLFSGRGYNIESLSVGETVEEGLSIMTIVTRGDDAVIEQIIKQLRKLVNVIKVRDVVSMDHIEREMLLVKVHANGRTRPEVFNIVSTFRAKTIDLNGESLVIEITGTKDKNSAFLKVMEPYGIIEVVRTGSVAIARGSKATSDR, from the coding sequence ATGAGACATATCATATCCGTTCTTGTTGAAAACAAATTCGGCGTCCTCTCCCGCATATCCGGTCTTTTCAGCGGCAGAGGCTACAACATAGAAAGTCTTTCAGTCGGCGAGACAGTGGAAGAAGGGCTCTCCATAATGACTATAGTCACCAGAGGCGATGACGCAGTGATCGAGCAGATCATCAAGCAGCTCCGCAAGCTGGTGAATGTTATAAAAGTGCGTGATGTTGTTTCCATGGATCACATAGAGCGTGAAATGCTCCTTGTGAAAGTCCACGCCAACGGACGCACAAGACCCGAGGTCTTCAACATCGTCAGCACGTTCAGGGCGAAAACTATCGACCTTAACGGCGAGTCGCTTGTTATCGAAATCACGGGCACAAAAGATAAGAACAGCGCTTTTCTGAAGGTGATGGAACCCTACGGAATAATAGAAGTCGTCCGCACCGGAAGCGTCGCTATCGCAAGGGGCAGCAAGGCTACCAGCGATAGATAG
- the ilvD gene encoding dihydroxy-acid dehydratase, translating into MRSDRVKKGLDRAPARALMYGAGVPKSSMDRPHIGICSSFTDLIPGHTGMRDLERFIDKGVHTGGGHGFIFCVPGICDGISMGHSGMHYSLPSRDAIADMIECVVEAHALDGVVFLSNCDKITPGMLMAAARLNVPSVIVTAGPMLGGSWRMKRRSFITDSFEAMAQCRAGKISAEEMEGLEMNACPGQGACQGLFTANTMACLTEAMGMSLPGCGTGIAGSGNKRRIAFESGVQICELVRQDIKPRDIMNEKAFNNAVKMDLALGGSTNTTLHLPAIAYEAGVALNLDTFDKFSKSTPHITSINPGGEFYMEDVDAAGGIPAFQKRLKPLLEDNITVSGSTIYEIADKARIFDEDIVRPLDNPYHKEGGIAVLKGNIAPSGCVVKQSAVNDDMLVFSGKAKVFDSEEAAMAAIHADKIANGDVVVIRYEGPKGGPGMREMLAPTAAIMGMGLNKVALITDGRFSGGTRGPCIGHISPEAAEGGMIALVEDGDVININIPERGIGLAVSEDELRRRQARWVKPEPKVKHGYLLKYAKGVSSAADGAIFKRD; encoded by the coding sequence ATGCGCAGCGACAGAGTGAAAAAAGGTCTGGACAGAGCACCGGCGCGTGCGCTTATGTACGGCGCGGGCGTACCCAAAAGCAGCATGGACAGACCCCACATCGGCATCTGCTCCAGTTTCACCGACCTTATACCCGGACACACGGGCATGAGGGATCTTGAACGTTTCATTGACAAAGGCGTGCACACAGGCGGCGGACACGGATTTATTTTCTGTGTGCCGGGCATTTGCGACGGCATCTCAATGGGACACTCAGGAATGCACTACAGTCTGCCCTCCAGAGACGCAATCGCAGACATGATCGAATGTGTGGTGGAAGCTCACGCTCTGGACGGAGTGGTTTTTCTCTCCAACTGCGATAAAATCACCCCCGGTATGCTTATGGCTGCCGCACGGCTTAATGTTCCTTCTGTAATCGTTACTGCGGGACCCATGCTCGGCGGAAGCTGGCGCATGAAGAGACGCTCCTTCATCACGGACAGTTTTGAGGCTATGGCTCAGTGCCGCGCGGGAAAAATCAGCGCGGAGGAGATGGAAGGGCTTGAAATGAACGCATGCCCCGGTCAGGGCGCCTGTCAGGGGCTCTTCACCGCAAATACCATGGCGTGTCTCACCGAAGCTATGGGGATGAGCCTTCCCGGATGCGGAACAGGGATCGCCGGTTCCGGCAATAAACGCAGAATCGCCTTTGAATCAGGCGTCCAGATCTGCGAACTCGTCCGTCAGGACATCAAACCCAGAGACATAATGAACGAGAAAGCGTTCAACAACGCAGTGAAGATGGATCTCGCCCTCGGCGGTTCCACTAACACGACTCTTCACCTTCCCGCCATCGCTTACGAAGCGGGTGTTGCGCTCAATCTCGACACTTTTGATAAATTCAGCAAATCCACGCCGCACATCACAAGCATCAACCCCGGCGGCGAATTTTATATGGAAGATGTTGACGCCGCAGGCGGAATCCCCGCTTTCCAGAAACGCCTTAAGCCTCTGCTTGAGGACAATATAACGGTAAGCGGCAGCACGATATACGAAATTGCGGACAAAGCCCGCATTTTTGACGAAGACATAGTCCGCCCGCTGGATAACCCCTACCACAAGGAAGGGGGCATCGCCGTGCTGAAGGGGAATATCGCCCCTAGCGGCTGCGTTGTGAAGCAGTCAGCGGTTAATGACGATATGCTTGTTTTCAGCGGAAAGGCAAAGGTATTCGACAGTGAGGAAGCGGCAATGGCTGCCATCCACGCTGATAAAATAGCTAACGGTGACGTAGTTGTGATCCGTTACGAAGGTCCCAAGGGCGGGCCGGGCATGCGTGAAATGCTTGCCCCCACCGCCGCCATCATGGGAATGGGGCTTAACAAAGTCGCGCTTATTACAGACGGACGCTTCTCCGGCGGCACAAGGGGACCCTGCATAGGGCACATTTCCCCCGAGGCTGCGGAAGGCGGCATGATAGCGTTAGTAGAGGACGGGGATGTGATAAACATCAATATCCCGGAGAGAGGTATCGGTCTCGCCGTTTCCGAAGATGAACTTAGGAGACGGCAGGCCCGTTGGGTCAAACCCGAGCCTAAGGTTAAGCACGGCTACCTATTGAAATACGCCAAGGGTGTTTCAAGCGCGGCAGACGGCGCCATCTTCAAAAGGGACTGA
- a CDS encoding family 1 encapsulin nanocompartment shell protein, with amino-acid sequence MNLLRKDFAPISAAAWKEINTLAKETLSANLSARKFADVEGPYGIDYTAVSVGRLTLPAKQKAGEVCFGVHKVLPLVEARVNFSLDIWELDNIDRGAKDLELEPLTAAARKLAAFEENAVFNGFKDSGIEGLNQLTAKSKIAMTLDKDSIVDAVSEAQTRMMKEGITGGANLVVNPALWKYLARLFPGGTLGDLIKEQIKGSIVYSEAVEGALLVADREGDLELTVGQDFAVGYHNHDSEKVHLFLTESFTFRVITPEAVVGFSVK; translated from the coding sequence ATGAATTTGCTCAGAAAAGATTTTGCGCCCATAAGCGCAGCGGCATGGAAAGAAATAAACACACTTGCGAAAGAAACCCTTTCAGCCAACCTTTCAGCCAGAAAGTTCGCGGATGTTGAAGGTCCTTACGGCATAGATTACACGGCAGTCAGCGTTGGACGTCTTACTCTCCCCGCAAAGCAGAAAGCGGGCGAAGTATGCTTCGGCGTACACAAGGTTCTTCCCCTTGTGGAGGCGAGAGTCAATTTCTCGCTTGATATTTGGGAGCTTGACAACATAGACAGAGGCGCAAAAGACCTAGAACTTGAACCCCTCACCGCAGCAGCCAGAAAGCTTGCCGCATTTGAGGAAAACGCAGTTTTCAACGGCTTCAAGGACAGCGGGATAGAGGGCTTAAACCAGCTCACAGCCAAGTCAAAAATAGCCATGACACTGGACAAGGACAGCATCGTGGATGCTGTGAGCGAAGCTCAGACACGTATGATGAAGGAAGGCATAACAGGAGGCGCAAACCTCGTTGTTAATCCTGCTCTGTGGAAATACCTCGCCCGCCTGTTTCCCGGCGGAACGCTTGGCGATCTGATCAAAGAGCAGATCAAGGGCTCCATCGTATACTCTGAAGCGGTTGAAGGCGCTCTTCTTGTCGCAGACCGCGAAGGCGACCTCGAACTCACAGTAGGGCAGGACTTCGCTGTAGGATACCACAACCACGACTCAGAAAAAGTGCATCTGTTCCTTACGGAATCCTTCACTTTCAGAGTTATCACACCTGAAGCGGTAGTTGGCTTTTCAGTAAAATAA
- the ilvC gene encoding ketol-acid reductoisomerase, whose amino-acid sequence MKVYYEKDTNLSLIKGKKVAVIGYGSQGYGHTNNMKDSGVDVVVGLRKSSPSWKKAEGAGLKVMEVGEAAAWADFIMILAPDESQGDIYRTAIEPNLKAGDTLAFAHGFNVHFNQIVPPADVNVVMIAPKGPGHLVRAEYQKGGGVPCLIAIYQDASGDSREVALSYANAIGGARAGVLETSFKEETETDLFGEQAVLCGGLAQLIKYGYETLTEAGYAPEMAYFECLHEVKLIVDLIYEGGISNMRYSISNTAQYGDMTRGPRVISPEVKETMKQVLKEIQTGQFANEWMLENKANKPMFKALERIGEEHPIEEVGKKLRGMMSWLGKSKIVDKDKN is encoded by the coding sequence ATGAAAGTTTACTATGAGAAGGACACCAACCTTTCACTTATAAAGGGGAAAAAGGTTGCCGTAATCGGTTACGGCTCACAGGGTTACGGACACACTAACAACATGAAGGACAGCGGCGTTGACGTTGTTGTGGGCTTAAGAAAATCCAGCCCCTCATGGAAAAAAGCCGAAGGCGCGGGTCTTAAGGTTATGGAAGTGGGCGAAGCCGCAGCGTGGGCTGATTTTATAATGATCCTCGCTCCTGACGAATCTCAGGGGGATATATACAGAACAGCTATAGAGCCCAACCTCAAAGCCGGCGACACTCTCGCCTTCGCTCACGGTTTCAACGTCCACTTCAACCAGATAGTTCCCCCTGCGGATGTTAACGTGGTAATGATCGCGCCCAAGGGTCCCGGCCATCTCGTGAGAGCCGAATATCAGAAGGGCGGCGGCGTGCCCTGCCTTATCGCTATCTATCAGGATGCCTCAGGCGATTCCAGAGAGGTTGCTCTTTCCTACGCAAACGCTATCGGCGGAGCGAGAGCGGGTGTTCTTGAAACTTCATTCAAGGAAGAGACTGAAACAGACCTCTTCGGTGAGCAGGCGGTTCTCTGCGGCGGTCTCGCCCAGCTTATAAAATACGGCTATGAGACACTCACGGAAGCAGGCTACGCTCCCGAGATGGCATATTTTGAATGCCTTCATGAAGTCAAGCTCATTGTTGATCTTATCTACGAAGGCGGAATCTCCAACATGCGCTACTCCATCAGCAACACCGCACAGTACGGCGACATGACCAGAGGTCCCAGAGTTATCAGCCCTGAAGTTAAGGAAACCATGAAACAGGTGCTTAAGGAGATCCAGACAGGTCAGTTCGCAAACGAGTGGATGCTTGAAAACAAGGCGAACAAACCCATGTTTAAAGCCCTTGAGCGCATAGGCGAGGAGCACCCCATCGAAGAAGTGGGTAAAAAACTCCGCGGCATGATGAGCTGGCTTGGTAAAAGCAAGATTGTTGACAAAGATAAAAACTGA
- the pssA gene encoding CDP-diacylglycerol--serine O-phosphatidyltransferase, whose protein sequence is MVNKNAIFPNFVTLLGLFSGFYSIVATLNGNYVMAAYATLMAFVFDGLDGKIARMLNASSEFGIQLDSLADLISFGVAPALLVYKWALEPYGRLGWMAAFLFVACAALRLARFNVQAKRISNKFFVGLPSPAAAGVVVTSVLFARHFFGDPTAIEVPLWFTFMIYILAFLMVSNVPYFSFKNIEYFHRKPFNSMVAFVLFIFVLGLYPEVFLFLFASAYAASGVVALLLRKHRVHLEEEAQEI, encoded by the coding sequence TTGGTAAATAAGAACGCGATTTTTCCGAACTTCGTGACGCTTCTGGGGCTTTTCAGCGGTTTCTACTCCATAGTGGCTACCCTGAATGGCAACTACGTGATGGCAGCCTACGCCACTCTCATGGCGTTCGTTTTTGACGGGCTGGACGGCAAAATCGCGAGAATGCTCAACGCCTCAAGTGAGTTCGGCATTCAGCTCGACTCGCTGGCGGATCTCATCTCCTTCGGCGTGGCTCCGGCTCTGCTTGTTTACAAGTGGGCGCTTGAGCCCTACGGAAGGCTCGGCTGGATGGCGGCGTTCCTTTTTGTGGCGTGCGCAGCACTGCGGCTTGCCCGTTTTAATGTACAGGCTAAGCGCATCTCAAACAAATTTTTTGTCGGTCTGCCCAGCCCTGCCGCTGCGGGAGTGGTGGTTACCAGCGTTCTGTTCGCCCGCCACTTCTTCGGTGATCCCACTGCAATTGAGGTTCCCCTTTGGTTCACGTTCATGATCTATATTCTGGCGTTCCTCATGGTCAGCAATGTGCCTTATTTCAGCTTTAAAAATATTGAGTATTTCCACAGAAAGCCCTTTAACTCCATGGTGGCTTTCGTGCTTTTTATATTTGTTCTCGGTCTCTATCCCGAAGTTTTCCTCTTTCTTTTTGCTTCCGCATATGCGGCGAGCGGCGTAGTTGCGCTACTACTAAGGAAGCACAGGGTACATCTGGAGGAAGAGGCTCAGGAAATATAG
- a CDS encoding methyl-accepting chemotaxis protein yields MKLNTIMVFIISLVVACGMGIILAVNYTITKNQMFDSEFERARSFILAAEGVREWGAQQLKEGVFATEEIKGDVQKFLYTVPVIGAIRVMESKSEEAGLKFKVPKFQPRNPKNQPDAKEAEILEMLTKKDTGSGNTPEHMFYDKEMGMLRYFKAIRLTKECEMCHGDPAASAELWETADGTDPTGVKMENWRAGEIHGAFEVFLPTDKAFVMLRRGLYTYIGIFIPITLALIFIIYMLNKKMIFRRLEDMERVFSTIASGDYTVRVRIKRDDEVGKLGIAVNKMVDGTSQALSRVVDSISSLASTAAQLARNSETIAKNAQNQAEQAASTATAVEEISGTVAEVANNAGCVSESTNTAKVNVVRGYSLVMETKDMMEKIAFTVEESAATVRKLGESSEQIGAIIQVIDDIADQTNLLALNAAIEAARAGEHGRGFAVVADEVRKLAEKTVKATKEIADMIQNIQADTGGAVLGMAEGVQQVENGKVKAVEAGESLGVIKSNMEDVAGGVGQIARATDEQANAMDLMSGSIENISAISGENSHAAHESAEAVEQLSRLASDLQNIISRFKL; encoded by the coding sequence ATGAAACTCAATACAATCATGGTGTTTATAATTTCATTGGTAGTTGCCTGCGGTATGGGGATAATCCTCGCCGTAAACTACACCATCACAAAAAACCAGATGTTTGATTCAGAGTTTGAACGTGCCCGAAGCTTTATTCTCGCAGCGGAAGGTGTGCGGGAATGGGGTGCTCAGCAGCTTAAAGAAGGTGTTTTCGCCACTGAGGAAATTAAGGGCGATGTGCAGAAATTTCTGTACACTGTGCCGGTTATCGGAGCCATAAGGGTTATGGAATCCAAATCCGAAGAGGCGGGTCTTAAATTTAAGGTTCCCAAATTTCAGCCCAGAAATCCCAAAAACCAGCCTGACGCAAAAGAAGCTGAAATCCTTGAGATGCTTACCAAAAAGGACACAGGTTCGGGCAATACACCCGAACACATGTTTTATGATAAAGAGATGGGCATGCTCCGCTATTTTAAAGCGATCAGGCTCACCAAGGAATGCGAGATGTGTCACGGTGATCCCGCCGCTTCTGCGGAATTGTGGGAAACCGCTGACGGCACGGATCCTACGGGCGTAAAGATGGAAAACTGGCGTGCAGGGGAGATCCACGGAGCGTTTGAGGTGTTTCTTCCGACTGATAAGGCGTTTGTAATGCTCCGCCGAGGGCTGTATACATATATCGGCATATTCATTCCCATAACGCTGGCTCTGATCTTTATCATATATATGCTTAATAAAAAAATGATTTTCAGAAGGCTGGAAGACATGGAGCGTGTTTTCAGCACCATAGCTTCCGGCGACTATACCGTGCGGGTGCGGATAAAGCGTGACGATGAGGTCGGCAAGCTGGGTATAGCGGTAAATAAAATGGTGGACGGAACAAGTCAGGCTCTCTCAAGAGTTGTGGACAGCATTTCAAGCCTTGCCAGCACAGCAGCTCAGCTTGCAAGAAACTCCGAAACCATCGCAAAGAACGCGCAGAATCAGGCTGAGCAGGCGGCAAGCACAGCTACGGCTGTCGAGGAGATCAGCGGAACTGTGGCGGAGGTCGCAAACAATGCCGGATGTGTTTCCGAGAGCACAAATACTGCAAAAGTAAATGTTGTCCGCGGCTATTCCCTTGTTATGGAAACAAAAGATATGATGGAAAAAATCGCTTTCACTGTTGAGGAATCAGCCGCTACAGTCCGTAAGCTCGGTGAATCCAGCGAACAGATCGGAGCTATTATACAGGTTATTGATGATATAGCGGATCAGACAAACCTTCTGGCTCTGAACGCGGCGATTGAGGCGGCAAGGGCAGGAGAACACGGACGGGGCTTTGCCGTGGTGGCGGATGAGGTGCGCAAGCTTGCGGAAAAAACCGTGAAGGCAACCAAGGAAATAGCAGATATGATTCAGAATATTCAGGCAGATACAGGCGGGGCGGTGCTCGGTATGGCTGAAGGCGTTCAGCAGGTTGAAAACGGCAAAGTCAAGGCGGTTGAGGCAGGCGAATCCCTCGGTGTTATCAAGTCAAATATGGAAGATGTTGCCGGAGGGGTGGGGCAGATTGCCCGCGCGACGGACGAGCAGGCGAACGCCATGGATCTCATGTCCGGAAGCATAGAGAATATCTCAGCTATTTCAGGTGAGAATTCCCATGCGGCTCATGAATCCGCAGAGGCAGTGGAACAGCTCAGCAGACTGGCATCGGATTTACAGAATATAATCTCGAGATTTAAGCTTTAA
- a CDS encoding 2-isopropylmalate synthase, whose product MSKKRVIIFDTTLRDGEQAPGFSMNTEEKIKMALQLEKLGVDVMEAGFPISSPGDFEAVQKVASVIKNAGVAGLCRANQKDISVGWDALKGAVRPRIHTFLATSDIHLQYKLKKSREEVLEIATSAVKFARNLCDDIEFSAEDATRSDLDFLCQIVEAVIAAGASTVNLPDTVGYTVPFEYEMIISTIMNKVPNIDKARISVHCHNDLGLASANSLAAIRAGATQVECTINGIGERAGNAAFEEVIMALNVRKDLFDVETNVNTREIYRASKLLTSITGVGVQPNKAVVGKNAFAHEAGIHQDGMLKNRMTYEIMTPESVGYPSNALVLGKHSGRHAFIKRLETLGFTLDAEQTETAFNKFKILADKKKEVFDEDLEMLVEQQLNETVKHFSVGTVTFASGNTGIPTATVELKNEQGEVIVDASIGDGPVDACLKAIERTTGIDGRLKSYKINALTAGKDAQGEVVLTVEFEKCGYDVTGRGSNTDVVVASAEAYVYAMNRYLSRKDHKKEMEDRGI is encoded by the coding sequence ATGAGCAAAAAAAGAGTGATAATTTTCGACACAACATTGAGAGACGGAGAGCAGGCTCCCGGATTCAGCATGAACACGGAAGAGAAGATCAAAATGGCGCTTCAGCTTGAGAAATTGGGCGTTGACGTTATGGAGGCGGGCTTCCCCATATCGTCCCCCGGTGATTTTGAAGCTGTGCAGAAAGTGGCTTCCGTGATCAAAAACGCCGGTGTAGCAGGACTCTGCCGTGCAAATCAGAAGGATATATCAGTCGGCTGGGATGCACTCAAAGGCGCTGTCCGCCCCAGAATCCATACATTCCTCGCCACAAGCGACATTCATTTGCAGTACAAGCTGAAAAAGAGCCGTGAGGAGGTTCTGGAGATAGCGACGAGTGCCGTTAAGTTCGCCCGCAACCTCTGTGACGATATTGAGTTCAGCGCTGAAGACGCCACAAGGAGCGATCTGGATTTCCTGTGTCAGATTGTTGAGGCAGTAATAGCGGCAGGCGCGTCCACGGTTAACCTGCCTGATACTGTCGGCTATACTGTTCCCTTTGAGTATGAAATGATCATCAGCACGATTATGAACAAGGTTCCGAACATAGACAAGGCGAGAATCAGTGTTCATTGCCACAACGATCTCGGTCTTGCTTCCGCAAACTCTCTTGCCGCTATCCGTGCCGGCGCAACTCAGGTTGAATGCACCATAAACGGCATAGGCGAAAGGGCGGGCAATGCGGCATTTGAAGAGGTAATCATGGCGCTCAATGTCCGCAAGGATCTGTTCGATGTGGAGACCAATGTCAATACAAGGGAGATCTACCGTGCTAGCAAGCTCCTCACATCCATCACAGGTGTCGGTGTTCAGCCGAACAAGGCTGTTGTGGGCAAAAACGCATTTGCGCACGAAGCGGGTATTCATCAGGACGGCATGCTGAAAAACAGAATGACATATGAGATAATGACTCCTGAAAGCGTGGGTTATCCGTCAAACGCTCTGGTTCTCGGCAAGCACTCAGGGCGTCACGCATTCATAAAAAGGCTTGAGACTCTGGGCTTCACCCTTGATGCTGAGCAGACGGAAACGGCCTTCAACAAGTTTAAGATTCTGGCGGACAAGAAGAAGGAGGTTTTCGATGAGGATCTTGAAATGCTTGTGGAGCAGCAGCTTAATGAAACGGTTAAGCATTTCTCCGTGGGCACTGTGACCTTCGCCAGCGGAAACACAGGAATACCCACAGCGACAGTGGAGCTTAAGAACGAACAGGGTGAAGTAATTGTGGATGCCTCCATAGGCGATGGTCCGGTTGACGCGTGCCTCAAGGCTATTGAGCGCACAACAGGAATTGACGGAAGGCTGAAAAGCTACAAAATCAACGCTCTCACCGCCGGCAAGGACGCTCAGGGAGAGGTTGTGCTTACTGTTGAGTTCGAGAAATGCGGATACGATGTAACCGGAAGAGGCTCAAATACAGATGTTGTAGTCGCCAGCGCCGAGGCCTATGTTTACGCCATGAACAGATACCTCTCCAGAAAAGATCACAAAAAAGAGATGGAAGACAGAGGAATATAG
- a CDS encoding phosphatidylserine decarboxylase yields MFAKEGYPFILVAFVTFLIIFFLPKGLLTFLSLVILGLFLWFFRDPERDIPPFDEIAVSAADGKVIDIAETEFEGRTYNKISVFMNVFNVHVNRMPVAGTITGIRHKPGSFIPADRPDAGERNEQNVIYVDTEYGPMIVKQIAGLVARRTVCYWQKGDKVCFGDRLGIIKFSSRVDLFLPKSFDIIVKNGDIVKAGETVIAKYNEKLDTED; encoded by the coding sequence TTGTTTGCAAAAGAAGGTTATCCGTTCATCCTTGTTGCGTTTGTCACATTTCTCATCATTTTCTTTTTGCCGAAAGGTCTGCTGACATTCCTTTCACTGGTTATTCTCGGTTTGTTTCTCTGGTTTTTCAGGGATCCGGAAAGAGACATACCTCCGTTTGATGAAATAGCCGTTTCGGCTGCGGACGGAAAGGTCATAGACATAGCGGAAACGGAATTTGAGGGAAGAACCTATAACAAAATCAGCGTTTTCATGAACGTGTTCAATGTCCATGTAAACAGGATGCCTGTTGCGGGAACAATCACCGGAATACGCCACAAGCCCGGCTCATTCATCCCCGCCGACAGACCTGACGCCGGGGAAAGAAACGAGCAGAACGTTATTTACGTGGATACGGAATACGGTCCAATGATCGTTAAACAGATAGCCGGTCTGGTCGCGAGACGCACCGTGTGCTACTGGCAGAAAGGGGATAAAGTATGCTTCGGCGACAGGCTGGGTATAATCAAGTTCTCCTCCCGTGTTGATTTGTTCCTGCCTAAAAGCTTTGACATAATCGTCAAAAACGGCGATATTGTGAAAGCGGGCGAAACTGTTATAGCAAAATATAACGAAAAGCTTGATACAGAAGACTAA